The genomic segment TTTAAGACATGACACATGTTTAGGGCAtaaaatatgtttaaaaataCATCAGTAGAGTGGAACAGTTTATGCCCAGAACTTGTCTATTCTTCAGTGGATAATCACTTGGATACTGTTGATATGTATGTAATATTTTCTTCCTCATGCTGTCTTAGGGAGATTTTCCTAATGTCACCTCTGACTTGCTCACTAGGGACCTAGAATGAACGAATAATAAAAATATCCTTGGTCTGCTGAATGTTCTGTGAACTCTCTTTGAGAACCACAAATAAAACCTTGAAGATGTTTCCTCACAGTTGAGTAAAATTGTGACCTCTAACTAAGACATCTGTTAGATGAGTGTGAAAATAATCCATTCTTACAGTTAATCCTATGTATTAAGTCGATATGAATGATTGATTTGATTTTTGATTTTCTGTGTCTGTCTAGGACACCTGGATGTATCCTAACATTGCAGTCTTTCACCCTAACCTAGCCAGAGCTGTACTAGAGTACAGAATGCGAACACTAGAAGGTGCCTGGATCAATGCCCAGGAGCAGGGCTATAAGGTATGAATTTGAGTGATTGGGATGTAGGTGGTGGAGTACCTCTGTGTATAAATGTACTGTCGTGTCCGTGCCGCCCTGTTATTTGGCTTCATCTCACAGTTGTGGCACAGGGTTTGTGTTGTTCATTATGAATTTGTTACCAGGGCTTGAAGTTCCCATGGGAGAGTGCTGTATCCGGTCAAGAGGTGTGTCCAATGGACAGTTTTGGAAAGCAGGAGATCCATGTGAACGGCGATGTAGCTCTTGCCTTCCGTCACTACCTCTACCTGACACAGGTGTATATCCTGCTTAAGGTGCCAAATCACCCCaaaagtgtacagtggtgcttgaaagtttgtgaaccttttagaattgtctatatttctgcataaatatgacctgaaacatcagattttcacacaagtcctaaaagtagataaagagaacccagttaaacaaatgaaacaaaaatattatacttggtcattttttttattgaggaaaatgatccaatattacatatctgtgagcggcaaaagtatgtgaacctttaggattagcagttaatttgaaggtgaaattagagtcaggtgttttcagtcaatgggatgacaatcaggtgtgagtgggcaccctgttttatttaaagaacagggatctatcaaagtctgatcttcacaacacatgtttgtggaagtgtatcatggcacgaacaaaggagatttctgagaacctcagaaaaagcattgttgatgctcatcaggctgaaaaaggttacaaaaccatctctaaagagtttggactccaccaatccacagtcagacagattgtgtacaaatgaaggaaattcaagaccattgttaccctctccaggagtggtcgaccaacaaagatcactccaagagcaaggcatgtaatagtcggcgaggtcacaaaggaccccagggtaacttctaagcaactgaaggcctctctcacattggctaatgttcatgagtccaccatcaggagaacaccaaacaacaatggtgtgcatggctgagttgcaaggagaaagccactgctctccaaaaagaagattgctgcttgtctgcagtttgctaaagatcacgtggacaagccagaaggctattggaaaaatgttttgtggatggatgagaacaaaatagaactttttggtttaaatgagaagcgttatgtttggagaaaggaaaacactgcattctagcataagaaccttatcccatctgtgaaacatggtggtggtagtatcatggtttgggcctgttttgctgcatctgggccaggacggcttgccatcattgatggaacaatgaaatctgaattataccagcaaattctaaagggaaatgtcaggacatctgtccatgaactgaatctcaagagaaggtgggtcatgcagcaagacaacgaccctaagcacacaagtcgttctaccaaagaatggttaaagaagaataaagttgatgttttggaatggccaagtcaaagtcctgaccttaatccaatggaaatgttgtggaaggacctgaagcgagcagttcatgtgaggaaacccaccaacatcccagagttgaagctgttctgtacagaggaatgggctaaaattcctccaagccggtgtgcaggactgattaacagttaccggaaatatttagttgcagttattgctgcacaagggggtcacaccagatactgaaagcaaaggttcacatacttttgccactcacagatatgtaatattggatcattttcctcaataaataaatgaccaggtataatatttttgtctaatttgtttaactgggttctctttatctacttttaggacttgtgtgaaaatctgatgatgttttaggtcatatttatgcagaaatatagaaaattctaaagggttcacaaactttcaagcaccactgtatattaggcAAATGCGATGGACGGTGTGGCTCCATCCCCTTCCGTTCTAGTCTGTGCAGGAGAGATGAAGGTCAAAGTCAGGTACACCTCCTCATTTGGTAGGTGCATCTAGTACATCaccaaggctgtcaatcacttaATTCCCAAGTGTATCCATGCCTTCTTACGATATAGTTGAATAACGTTTTGAAACTCATTTCTGGGGCCAAAATTAAACATGTGCCGATATCCGCAAACTAACTGTCCGAATTAGACACTTTAGACGGAAAGATACTTTTCTCATCTAAACTGACATGGAAAATGGGCTATTTTGACGTGGGGGTGGGCGGAGCTACACATTaaactgcagccagccagcaaaGGTGCTAGACCTGTGGTGGCTTCACTTTTTAATGACTATACGCgggccattttttttttccccccagtcatTGGGCAATCATCTTCAAAAATCCATTATTGTTCTCCTCTTTCGAAAGGACATTGGAATATTTAAAGAAGGCGGTGCCAGTGAAGTGGTGTGGGGTATAGCCGATTATTGGGTGTCTCGAGTTATCTGGGACCCTGCTGACCAGCACTACCACCTCAAAGGTATGTAGAGTGATCTAAGCAGACAAAAGTTGCATGTTTGTTTGAGAGATATCTTGGAAAGAGAATTTTGCAAGGTTTTCTGTTTGCGTGTGTCATTTAGGAGTGATGCCTCCTGATGAGCATCACAAAAATGTCGACAACTCGGTGTACACGAACACTGTGGCCAAGTACAGGTGTGTGTATGGTTGTGTATTCAGATAAACTTGACTATCATAGATTTGACCTCATCTTTTATCGATTTCTCAGCCTGCAGTTTGCTGTGGACTTGGCTAGATTGCTCCAGCATCCTGCACCCTCAGAATGGCAGGAAATAGCTGATAAGCTAAAAATCCCATATGACCCTGGACTGAAGTACCACCCAGAATTTGACGGTTACAAAATTGGTGAGCCCTTTGTCTTGATTTGTTACCCTCGTATTAGAATTTCAATTTGAATGCTAATATGACCTCTTGTGTATGTGTGCATTTTAGGAACTGAAGTGAAGCAGGCAGATGCCATTCTGGTGGGATTCCCACTGGGATTGCCCATGAGCCCAGAGGTCAGACGGAATGATCTGGAGTGTTATGAGGCTGTCACTGATCCGCTTGGTCCTGCTATGACTTGGGTAAGAATGTCCTGATTTTCTAGTTTTAATTTATTAGTACATCAGATGAGTTAGGTAAATGTAAatgcctcgtgtgtgtgtgtgtgtgtgtgtgtgtgtgtgtgtgtgtgtgtgccaccaGTAGAGTATGTTTGCAGTGGGTTGGTTGGAGCTTGGTGAAGCTGAAAAAGCACAACAGCTTCTGCAAAAGTGCTTCAAAAATATACAGGGGCCCTTCCAGGTAACTTCTTTGTGCTTCTCCCTGTACAGTCAACTCcataaatattggcaccctttCTGAAAATGAACAGCACATACAATGAGTGAGCAGTCTTTTGTGATCAACCGTATAGGAGTGATGTATAGTTTTATTTTAGCCAGTTATTTTTCAAAGATAATCAGCTTTCTTAAATAgtgatgtatatatatttttttttctgtaaaaatgCTGGTTTCTAAATTACTGACACCCCCATAATCATTTGCTGCAGCATTCCCTAGTGAGGATAACAGTACTGATGGGTCATTGTTATGAAGGTGGCATCTAATAGCTTTTGCAATTCAAGACAACCTCAAGAGTCACCATGCACTTCTGAAACCGACATGTATAATTCCTGTCCTATTTTCAGCAGTTTCAGATTTTCCTtaattatcccccacccaaatgaagtgaccatccggtcacattttcgtttccgggccatatctttaaaactactgaagatatcttcatgaaactttgtacatATCAagtaacatgtgaactggtgccttttgctattttggattttttttaaaaaaaagtatttttcaaatttttacataaatttATTTTTTACTTGGCTTCTAAGAGCAGTGCTCGTTTCCGGagcgtatatccaaaactattcatgatctggatttgaaacttggtatatatgttaacaaggtgatgtagatgtgccttttcatactaagaaatttgagaaatttaaatttttcatgtttccatggaaacaatttcagacttcatCTCTCAGGttagttagtcttaggggtaggttttgtttctggagcagaacttgaaaactgagtggtatggtcttgaaagttggtatatgtgttgattaagtaatgtatatgtgccttttgatactaagaaatgtgagaaatttaaatttttagctcaccccGACCAAAGGTCcgttgggtttatgccatgggctgctgaggtccgtgtaaagaggtagggttggtttcctgcagcagaacttgaaaaatgtgacacataatatcttgaaacttggtatatagttgtatatagggcaggggatatagatgactctgtcttcttgtttctatttatttatttgtccatTATCCAACTTGTGCGGCCAACAAACATATCCCTGTCTCTCGTGCATTATAAGCTATTTGATTTTCCTCATGATGACTGATGATAAAGGGATTTTACATGTGTGCAATATCATATTCAATACACATAACATAGAGAAACAGGAAGCAATCAAAAGGCAAACAGATACTTAGATACTGGATACTGAGAGCGTTTTTAATAACTCCagcaatttatttttgtattcATTTAAATATTCTTTCGGGGTGCCAACAAATATGCTTTTggtaaaatattattattttaaaaagaaagTTCTGGCATAAATGTTGAAGGCAAATGTAAGTAAGCAGCGTCTCCAGTTTATTTGAGTGAAAATTTTCTTTTGTAATGTTTATTTTACACAACATTTTATTTTGCGTCTCATTCTCTTGAGggctgccaataattctggagtcgAAAGGGTTATTTTCAGATGCATTTTGGTCAGTACTTGTGTATGCAGGTGTGGAGTGAGTCATCTGATGGTTCTGGAGCGGTCAACTTCCTCACAGGCATGGGGGGATTTCTGCAGGCTGTGTTGTTCGGGTACACCGGTTTCAGGCGAGTGCCTGTAGTGACTTCCATACGAGCAATTAATACaagtacacacacaaacacttacaGAATACCGATTcatcactgcaaaaaataaaaatcttaggaagtttatttgtctattttcaagtcagaacatctagccacccttattataagacataattgcccaacaagcaaaacctcatttagctagaaaggctagtttttagacagtccatcttgaaaatcttgtatagacaaaatgtcttgaaaaagtcttatttggagcacctttgaaaataaaacaagtttttttaaaaaaacaagtaagtacattttggacatttgtcaaatgcggttcatcttgtttcaagaaaaacaaaacaaaagtatgcttgttttgggaataaatgaactttactgaaatctttgaatctttcattacagttCATACATTTcaaaatagtcagtgcccccaaaacgcactgttgctttggcgttgtgtaagcactgtaagtcaaaatgcgtagatatTTTGTCAGCTcacatatcctaagtttactgcgactgttttctcagtcattcagagtgagctgcttctagatgctgtacagactctagaccagacaagtgccttcaaaaaggctaggagtgagtggaggacaagttcagtggtttgttttttttcccacccaCTCGTGAGGTTTTTGTgtatgaggggtttacaagatcaggcaccaaacaaacaaatagtcagtgcccccaaaatgcactgttgctttggcgttgtgtaagcactgtaagtcaaaatgcgtagactatttttttagggttttttttttttttttttggtgcctgaggtcctggggaagtggaatcttaagagatgttttaatgtttgaatgtttaaatgggaaaaaaaaacttgttgcaatgctacacgtgtcgtcaacttgattcaagatagtctctggtctcatatctagagtattttactaattacaggtcacaaaaggagaatcttttaagctagcaatgcttagttgtagaatttaacaatcctaatattagtatatttatcttaaattcagtttttactgctaagactttgtcatgaatttaagtgaaatacccttaaaatgaaataaataaaaatgacttgactggctaaatgtaagaagtacgatcttgttataagaactattttgattattttgagttaatcagatctcgcataataagttccccaatcttattttggaattatttcatctgaaaacaggttagatttttcatcttctcatctcatctcattatctgtagccgctttatccttctacagggtcgcaggcaagctggagcctatcccagctgactacgggcgaaaggcggggtacaccctggacaagtcgccaggtcatcacagggctgacacacagacaaccattcacactcacattcacacctacgctcaatttagagtcaccagttaacctaacctgcatgtctttggactgtgggggaaactggagcacccggaggaaacccacgccgacacggggagaacatgcaaactccgcacagaaaggccctcgccggccccggggctcgaacccggaccttcttgctgtgaggcgacagcgctgaccactacaccaccgtgccgcccctcaagcaaatatgctgttttaatcttttactccttatttttgaaaggccattttttgcagtgatggAAATACAAACGTACTCCATGTTGATGTTGCATGCACACATCCAGTAAAACCACTTGTACTTTCTAGAGTTTCATGTTAATGTTCCAGATGATTTAGCGATTTTGATATTCCTCTGTTGTTCTCTTTAGGGTCCAGAAGGACTGTCTGACTTTTTCCCCACTGATACCTAACGAAGTGTCTATGCTCAGTCTGAAAGGCATCAGTTACCTTGGCAATAAGCTAGACTGGGTGTGTGTTAGACAGGAAGTCAGTGTTGTCGTGCGGAAGCAGGCAAAGGATTCTGGGAATCAGCAGCCTTGTCCTCTTGAGATTGTGCTACAGAGCTCCGGAGACAGAATCCCTCTTAATCCAGGTCAACGGTCATAATCACTTAACTCGGATAAACAACAGTAATCAAAAGAAACATCAATTCTAACATAAGCACCTTTTGTGATATTTCTGTATCAGGATGATTTATGTACAATTCTTCAAAGTGTTTTGGATATGCATGTTTGTTTATTCTGCACAGGAATATTAATGTGGATATATTTTATCTATTGACTACAGGCCAACAGGTGACATTTCCATGGCAACGTGGCAAGATCCAAAAACAAAGCTCTCCCTCCTACTGCTGGCTGTTTTGATCCAGAAATCACGAGCTAATATCATTAGTTGTACATCATCAGTACCATGAAAAGCGATATTATATTTTTATGATGCAGTTGAGCTGCTAGATATGCAATTAGTGTTTATTTGCTATTGTTTTGAAGTAGTTGATTATTCACTGGATGTTTTTGATTGTGCACAATTTTGTACGTTTACAAAAGctatttaaataaaatgaaatgatGCCTTTTTTTCCTTACACATTTGATCCATGAATTAAAATAATTTGATTATTGTGTGATGACTGGAGAGTCTGGACAGTTTAAGCCAACTTTGACAAAATGTAGGAACTAAATTACTTAATTAGTGGAGAGTTATTGAATAAAAATTGCATAAtcatgagatgagagagatgagataTGATTTTGTTATAATTATCAAAAGTATTGGTTGTAATATAGTGCAAgtatagagtgtgtgagagagtgaaagtgtgtgtgaaacagtgtgtgagagattgtgtgtgtgtgaaatagtgagtgtgagagagtgagagattgTGTAAGAATGAGTGAgctagtgagtgtgtgtgtgtgagagagagtgtgtgagagagatagtgtgtgtgtgagagagtgtttgagagagagacagagggagtgtgagtgagaaagacagtgtgtgtgtgtgtgagagagagtgtttgagagacagagggagtgtgagtgagggagagaaagagagtgagtgtgtgtgagatagtgtgtgagtgagagagattgtgtgagacagtgagatagagtgtgtgtgtgagagagtttgagtgtgtgtgagatagtgagagagacagtgtgtgtgagtgagagagatagtgagagagattgtgtgtgagagagtttgagtgtgtgtgagatagtgagagagacagtgtgtgtga from the Neoarius graeffei isolate fNeoGra1 chromosome 2, fNeoGra1.pri, whole genome shotgun sequence genome contains:
- the pgghg gene encoding protein-glucosylgalactosylhydroxylysine glucosidase isoform X2, which produces MFYAHREYPNLLVMEVLLKRQMSSEEPITVKLDSSFTPHSHDIAFETAPDYRGGRHMFGHTMSAEFPGVLCPCVHLIWTPVISCVTLLPDQSQSSWSFLVAVAESSEIAKFCFDTGLELIENGDLQASHVRAWAELWHGSSVELAGPEPLSRAVIGCMFYLLSAFPSLTETPRPFGGISPGGLSNGGHGQGQDYWGHVFWDQDTWMYPNIAVFHPNLARAVLEYRMRTLEGAWINAQEQGYKGLKFPWESAVSGQEVCPMDSFGKQEIHVNGDVALAFRHYLYLTQDIGIFKEGGASEVVWGIADYWVSRVIWDPADQHYHLKGVMPPDEHHKNVDNSVYTNTVAKYSLQFAVDLARLLQHPAPSEWQEIADKLKIPYDPGLKYHPEFDGYKIGTEVKQADAILVGFPLGLPMSPEVRRNDLECYEAVTDPLGPAMTWSMFAVGWLELGEAEKAQQLLQKCFKNIQGPFQVWSESSDGSGAVNFLTGMGGFLQAVLFGYTGFRVQKDCLTFSPLIPNEVSMLSLKGISYLGNKLDWVCVRQEVSVVVRKQAKDSGNQQPCPLEIVLQSSGDRIPLNPGQQVTFPWQRGKIQKQSSPSYCWLF
- the pgghg gene encoding protein-glucosylgalactosylhydroxylysine glucosidase isoform X1, whose translation is MNPDSADPYIFSTHLLPSDHRFLPPLTNGTLGWRVFEKIMHEGGVYNGELGACHRADIPCPLAVRMNVEEGKHTYSLDAHTGIFTHSVLTSYVEATQMFYAHREYPNLLVMEVLLKRQMSSEEPITVKLDSSFTPHSHDIAFETAPDYRGGRHMFGHTMSAEFPGVLCPCVHLIWTPVISCVTLLPDQSQSSWSFLVAVAESSEIAKFCFDTGLELIENGDLQASHVRAWAELWHGSSVELAGPEPLSRAVIGCMFYLLSAFPSLTETPRPFGGISPGGLSNGGHGQGQDYWGHVFWDQDTWMYPNIAVFHPNLARAVLEYRMRTLEGAWINAQEQGYKGLKFPWESAVSGQEVCPMDSFGKQEIHVNGDVALAFRHYLYLTQDIGIFKEGGASEVVWGIADYWVSRVIWDPADQHYHLKGVMPPDEHHKNVDNSVYTNTVAKYSLQFAVDLARLLQHPAPSEWQEIADKLKIPYDPGLKYHPEFDGYKIGTEVKQADAILVGFPLGLPMSPEVRRNDLECYEAVTDPLGPAMTWSMFAVGWLELGEAEKAQQLLQKCFKNIQGPFQVWSESSDGSGAVNFLTGMGGFLQAVLFGYTGFRVQKDCLTFSPLIPNEVSMLSLKGISYLGNKLDWVCVRQEVSVVVRKQAKDSGNQQPCPLEIVLQSSGDRIPLNPGQQVTFPWQRGKIQKQSSPSYCWLF